Proteins encoded within one genomic window of Mycolicibacterium monacense:
- a CDS encoding alpha/beta fold hydrolase: protein MDEFPQDYEIFDLGDVTLQHGATLRDAKLAYKTYGELNADKTNAIVYPTWYSGRHWDNEWLIGEGMALDPTKYFIIVPNMLGNGLSSSPSNTPPPYDAARFPHVTFYDQVEQQHKLVTSFGIETLPLVTGWSMGAGQTYQWAVSYPDMVQRALPFCGSSKTSEHNIVFLEGVKSALTADAAFKEGWYTEKPTKGLRAAARVYAGWGFSQAFYWQQEYKKMGYSSLEDFLVGFWEGFFLDRRDPNNLLAMLWTWQNGNVGATPGRGFDGDQVAALKTIKAKMIVAPAEKDLYFPPEDEEFAVSHIPNAELRVIPGIYGHFAGGDANPADNQFIDAALKDLLAR from the coding sequence ATGGATGAGTTCCCGCAGGACTACGAAATCTTCGACCTCGGCGACGTGACGCTGCAGCACGGCGCCACGCTGCGCGACGCCAAGCTCGCGTACAAGACCTATGGCGAGCTGAATGCCGACAAGACCAACGCCATCGTCTATCCGACCTGGTACTCCGGACGCCATTGGGACAACGAGTGGCTGATCGGCGAGGGTATGGCGCTAGACCCGACCAAGTACTTCATCATCGTCCCGAACATGCTCGGCAACGGGCTCTCGTCGTCACCGTCGAACACACCGCCGCCGTACGACGCCGCACGATTCCCGCACGTGACCTTCTACGACCAGGTCGAGCAGCAGCACAAGCTCGTCACGTCGTTCGGGATCGAGACCCTTCCACTCGTCACGGGCTGGTCCATGGGTGCCGGGCAGACCTACCAGTGGGCCGTCAGTTATCCGGACATGGTGCAGCGCGCGCTGCCGTTCTGCGGCTCGTCGAAGACCAGTGAACACAACATCGTGTTCCTCGAAGGCGTCAAGTCGGCGCTCACCGCCGACGCCGCTTTCAAGGAGGGCTGGTACACCGAGAAGCCGACCAAGGGGCTGCGTGCGGCCGCCCGCGTCTACGCCGGGTGGGGTTTCTCGCAGGCGTTCTACTGGCAGCAGGAGTACAAGAAGATGGGCTACTCCTCACTCGAGGACTTCCTCGTGGGCTTCTGGGAGGGCTTCTTCCTCGACCGCCGCGATCCGAACAATCTGTTGGCGATGCTGTGGACCTGGCAGAACGGCAACGTCGGCGCCACCCCCGGCCGGGGGTTCGACGGCGACCAGGTCGCGGCGCTCAAGACCATCAAGGCGAAGATGATCGTGGCGCCGGCCGAGAAGGACCTGTACTTCCCGCCGGAGGACGAGGAGTTCGCCGTCAGCCACATCCCCAACGCCGAATTGCGCGTCATCCCAGGCATTTACGGGCATTTCGCCGGCGGGGACGCGAACCCCGCCGACAACCAGTTCATCGACGCCGCCCTCAAGGATCTGCTGGCGCGCTGA
- a CDS encoding TetR/AcrR family transcriptional regulator codes for MAGRPERAGVTNASINTGRRQRLDAQRNVLSILEAAKTTFADSGVDVPARTITDLAGVGVGTLYRHFPRRSDLILAVIEREIDDCIEAAHELTARMEPRDALVAWVSRFAEFVRTKHGLANALHSGDPAYTGLADTLLDRLEPVLDSLLERVPLNVRNRDTVSARDVLTTIALMCQPVPGETSSFNERMTKIFLEGLLASG; via the coding sequence ATGGCAGGTCGACCCGAGCGCGCAGGCGTGACCAACGCCAGCATCAACACGGGGCGCCGCCAACGCCTTGACGCTCAACGCAACGTCCTCTCGATCCTGGAGGCAGCGAAGACAACCTTTGCGGACAGCGGTGTCGATGTTCCCGCTAGAACCATCACCGACCTGGCCGGTGTGGGCGTGGGGACGCTTTACCGCCACTTCCCACGCAGATCCGATCTCATCCTCGCTGTCATCGAGCGCGAGATCGATGACTGCATCGAGGCAGCGCATGAGTTGACCGCACGCATGGAACCCCGCGATGCGTTGGTGGCCTGGGTCAGCCGATTCGCGGAGTTTGTGCGCACCAAACACGGCCTCGCGAACGCGCTGCATTCCGGAGATCCTGCCTACACCGGCCTGGCCGACACTCTGCTGGACCGTCTTGAGCCGGTCCTGGATTCGCTACTCGAACGGGTACCTCTGAACGTTCGAAACCGCGACACCGTGTCGGCACGCGACGTGCTGACCACGATTGCGCTCATGTGCCAACCGGTGCCCGGCGAAACGTCGTCCTTCAACGAACGCATGACGAAGATCTTCCTTGAGGGTTTGCTGGCCTCCGGGTGA
- a CDS encoding aldo/keto reductase, protein MRYRTLGRTGIQVSAIGLGAMMFATRMGNSKQESVDVIHRALDAGINLIDTADAYEDSEDIVGHALKGRRDDVVLATKFGRPVDDNPNHRGASRRWIVAAVENSLRRLQTDYIDIYQLHRSDPDTDLEETLSALTDLVRSGKIRAFGTSTLPASNLVQAQWIAERHGYERPHTEQPPYSILNRGIEREVLPIAQQYGLGVLVWGPLGQGMLTGRVRRGHDNDVIRAQLLSSFHDQRRLDAVERLIPVAAQAGLSMPHLAMAFTIAHPGVTGALLGARTMSHLDDLLTGTDTVLGDDVLDEIDDIVPPGTDAGPLDQDHTPPAIQKAALRRRPLAERAAA, encoded by the coding sequence ATGAGATACCGAACCCTCGGACGGACTGGAATACAGGTGAGCGCCATCGGCCTCGGCGCGATGATGTTCGCCACCCGCATGGGCAACTCGAAACAGGAATCAGTCGATGTCATTCATCGCGCGCTCGATGCTGGCATCAACCTGATCGACACCGCCGACGCTTATGAAGACTCCGAAGACATCGTCGGTCATGCGCTCAAGGGCCGCCGCGACGACGTCGTCCTGGCCACCAAGTTCGGTAGGCCCGTGGACGACAACCCCAACCATCGAGGCGCGTCGCGCCGCTGGATCGTTGCTGCAGTGGAGAACTCGCTACGCCGACTGCAGACCGACTACATCGACATCTACCAACTGCATCGCTCCGATCCCGACACCGACCTCGAAGAAACCCTGTCGGCTTTGACAGACCTGGTCCGCAGCGGGAAGATCCGTGCCTTCGGAACCTCCACCCTTCCTGCCTCAAATCTTGTGCAGGCGCAGTGGATTGCCGAGCGGCACGGATACGAGCGACCGCACACTGAGCAACCGCCGTACTCAATCCTCAATCGCGGCATTGAACGCGAAGTGCTACCTATAGCCCAGCAGTACGGCCTAGGTGTCCTCGTATGGGGACCACTGGGGCAAGGCATGCTCACCGGGCGTGTGCGTCGCGGTCACGACAACGACGTCATTCGCGCCCAGCTGCTCTCCTCGTTTCACGACCAACGCCGTCTAGATGCAGTCGAGCGCCTGATTCCCGTTGCCGCGCAGGCCGGCCTGAGCATGCCGCACCTGGCTATGGCGTTCACCATCGCCCATCCCGGCGTGACGGGCGCGCTGCTCGGCGCGCGGACCATGAGCCACCTTGATGATCTACTCACCGGCACCGACACCGTCCTCGGCGACGACGTTCTCGACGAGATAGACGACATCGTGCCCCCAGGCACCGACGCTGGGCCCCTGGACCAAGACCACACCCCGCCTGCCATACAAAAGGCCGCACTTCGTCGCCGCCCGCTCGCTGAGCGCGCGGCCGCATAG